A region of Gracilinanus agilis isolate LMUSP501 chromosome 3, AgileGrace, whole genome shotgun sequence DNA encodes the following proteins:
- the LOC123240518 gene encoding olfactory marker protein, giving the protein MAAEEGDKPQLEMPLVLDEDLTKQMRIRVDTLKKNNEKRQDGEKLLRPAEFVYRLDFIQQQKLQFERWNIMLDKAGKVTITGTSQHWTPDLTNLMTRQLLDPAAIFWRKEDSDAMDWNEADAQEFGERLSELAKIRKVMYFLITFGEGLEPANLKSSVIFNLL; this is encoded by the coding sequence ATGGCTGCTGAGGAGGGGGACAAACCACAGCTGGAAATGCCGCTGGTCCTTGACGAAGACCTCACCAAGCAGATGAGAATACGGGTGGATACTCTGAAAAAGAATAATGAGAAGCGCCAGGATGGGGAGAAGCTTCTGCGACCCGCAGAGTTTGTGTACCGCCTGGATTTCATCCAGCAGCAGAAGCTGCAGTTTGAGCGCTGGAACATTATGTTGGACAAGGCTGGCAAGGTGACCATCACGGGCACTTCCCAGCACTGGACACCTGATCTCACCAACCTCATGACCCGGCAGCTCCTGGACCCTGCAGCTATCTTCTGGAGGAAGGAGGACTCCGACGCCATGGATTGGAACGAGGCGGATGCCCAGGAGTTTGGGGAGAGGCTGTCAGAGCTGGCCAAGATCCGAAAAGTGATGTACTTCCTAATCACCTTTGGCGAGGGTCTTGAGCCTGCCAACCTTAAATCTTCAGTGATTTTTAATCTGCTCTGA